In one window of Electrophorus electricus isolate fEleEle1 chromosome 15, fEleEle1.pri, whole genome shotgun sequence DNA:
- the bbc3 gene encoding bcl-2-binding component 3 yields MARPQMDSRVDGQSPQSCRMEVLRRDAWPGGSTQPAPQATQSLARPWRRSAATQTSTAPLQLTPAPDALNTSAAPQQDGAGPEQERSCLGGRPEPLPDVLQERHGAPPEEEPTPEEQAVARVAIQLRTIGDEMNAVYLQRRNEGAQWQNWRGVYRGLVAFLADTISTLYQHGLR; encoded by the exons ATGGCCAGACCGCAGATGGACAGCAGGGTGGACGGACAGAGTCCCCAGAGCTGCAGGATGGAGGTTCTGCGTCGGGATGCCTGGCCCGGCGGAAGCACGCAGCCTGCCCCACAGGCGACCCAGTCCCTGGCGCGGCCGTGGCGCCGGAGCGCGGCTACTCAGACCAGCACTGCGCCGCTGCAACTCACCCCTGCACCAGATGCCTTGAACACGTCTGCTGCCCCACAGCAGGACGGCGCAG GACCCGAGCAGGAGCGATCCTGTCTGGGTGGGAGGCCGGAGCCCCTGCCTGATGTCCTGCAGGAGAGGCACGGAGCCCCCCCTGAGGAGGAGCCCACACCTGAGGAGCAGGCGGTGGCAAGGGTCGCCATCCAGCTGAGGACCATCGGAGACGAGATGAACGCAGTTTACCTCCAGAGAAGG AACGAGGGTGCGCAGTGGCAGAACTGGAGAGGCGTGTACCGCGGCCTGGTGGCCTTCCTCGCTGACACCATCAGCACCCTCTACCAGCATGGGCTCAGATGA
- the sae1 gene encoding SUMO-activating enzyme subunit 1, which produces MIDMIEKEDNVITEEEAAQYDRQIRLWGLEAQKRLRGSRVLLVGLRGLGAEVAKNLILAGVKGLTLLDHEQVTEESRRAQFLIPVDADGQNQAQASLERAQFLNPMVDVKADTDQVENKSDSFFLQFDAVCLTGCSRDVMVRVDQLCSSRNIKVFCGDIFGYHGYMFSDLGPEHHFVEEKVKIVKSSDETNDGPKVKKPKVDPNETTMVKKMASFCSLKEALEVDWTSEEAKASLKRTPPGYFLLHVLLKFRTDKGRDPHPGSYAEDSCLLLQIRDDLLEAVDVNPELLPDSFVSTCFSEMAPVCAVVGGVLGQEIVKALSQRDAPHRNFFFFDGLKGSGVVDYFGNK; this is translated from the exons ATGATTGATATGATTGAAAAGGAGGACAATGTTATCACAGAAGAAGAAGCTGCTCAATATGACCGGCAGATTCGTCTGTGGGGTCTGGAGGCACAAAAGAG GCTGAGGGGGTCTCGAGTGCTTCTTGTTGGACTCCGAGGTCTCGGTGCTGAAGTGGCCAAGAATCTTATTCTAGCTGGAGTGAAAGGACTGACTCTTCTGGACCACGAACAG GTCACTGAGGAGTCCAGGCGAGCTCAGTTCCTAATCCCGGTGGATGCAGATGGTCAGAACCAAGCCCAGGCCTCGTTGGAGCGGGCACAGTTCCTCAACCCTATGGTAGACGTGAAGGCAGACACCGATCAAGTGGAGAACAAGTCTGATAGCTTCTTTCTTCAGTTTGATGCG GTTTGTCTGACAGGCTGCTCCAGAGACGTGATGGTGCGCGTTGACCAGCTTTGCTCGTCTAGAAACATCAAGGTCTTCTGTGGGGACATCTTCGGTTACCATGGATACATGTTCTCGGACCTTGGCCCGGAGCATCATTTTGTAGA agagaaagtgaagatAGTAAAATCATCTGACGAGACTAATGATGGACCCAAAGTGAAGAAACCCAAAGTTGACCCTAATGAGACTACCATGGTGAAGAAG ATGGCCAGTTTCTGCTCGCTCAAAGAGGCGCTGGAGGTAGACTGGACGAGCGAGGAGGCCAAAGCCAGCCTGAAGCGCACCCCGCCAGGCTACTTCTTACTGCACG TGCTACTGAAATTCCGGACAGACAAAGGTCGCGACCCTCACCCAGGCAGCTACGCCGAAGACTCCTGCCTGCTCCTTCAAATCCGTGACGACCTCCTGGAGGCCGTGGACGTGAATCCGGAGCTGCTCCCGGACAGCTTCGTCAG CACCTGTTTCTCCGAGATGGCTCCggtgtgtgcagtggtgggGGGAGTGTTGGGACAGGAGATCGTCAAG gcactgTCTCAGAGAGACGCCCCACACAGGAACTTCTTCTTCTTCGATGGGCTCAAAGGCAGCGGGGTGGTGGACTACTTTGGAAACAAATGA